The DNA segment CCCCTCCGCCTTCCCCGCCCCCGGTATACATTTCCATGGACTTCACCGACGTCGATCTCCCCGTGCTCATCAAGTTCATCAGCGAGCAGACCAAAAAGAACTTCATCTTCGACGAACGCGTCCAGGGGAAGATCACGATCATCTCGCCCCGGCGAATCACCCTGGACGAGGCCTACAACGTCTTCCTGTCCGTCCTCCACGTCAAGGGGTTCGCCACCGTGGAGCAGGACAACACCATCAAGATCATCCCGATCAGCAGCGCCCGGCAGGAGAACCTGCCGACGGAGACGGACGGGAGCCGGGAGCCCGGGGCAAAGATCATCACAAGGCTGATCCCCCTTCAGTACGTCGACGTCGCGGAGATCGTCACCCTGCTGACTCCGCTCGTATCCAAGGACGGTCTGCTCACCTCATTTCCCGCCTCCAACACCCTGATCATCATCGACTCCCGGTCGAACATCGACCGGGTCATGCGGATCCTCGCGGAAATCGACCGGGAGGGGACGGGAAACACGCTCCATATCGTCGCGCTGAAAAACGCCTCCGTCACGGAGATCGCCAAGACGCTCGATTCCCTCTATCAGGAGGTCGCGACCCCCCAGGTGGTCGGCCGCGGCGTCCGGGCCGTTCGTCCGGGCAGGGCACGCGGAAACGCCCCGAAGTTCATCCCCGACACCCGCACGAACATCCTGCTCATTCTCGCGGGGAAGGATGCGATCGACGACATCCTGGACCTGATCGCCAAACTGGACATCCCGACCCCGGAGAACACGGGAAAGATCAACGTGTACTACCTGGAGAACGCGGACGCAGAGGAGGTCGCCAAGGTTCTCGCCAATCTCACCGAGAAGCGGCCTGGCGCGGCCGCCCCGGCCCCCGGGCAGCCCGCCACGATCCGGGGGGTCATCACCGCGGAACTCGAAGGGGGGGTAAAGATCACGGCGGACAAGGCCACGAACTCCCTCATCATCATCGCCTCGCTCAACGACTACCAGACCCTCGTCGAAGTCATCAAGAAACTCGACATCCGCCGGCGGCAGGTCTACGTGGAGGCGCTGATCATGGAGATCAGCCTGGACAAGGCGCGCGACCTGGGCGTCGAGTTCCGCGGCGCGGCCGAAACCCGCAACAACGGCGCCGTTCTCGGGGGAACGAACTTCAACTTCGCGGGCAATCTGAACGAGCTGCTGGCTTCCCTGGCCACCGGGAACCCGCTGCTGTTTTCCGGCACCGGGTTCATCGCGGCAGGAATCGCGGGCAACGTCAAGCTTCCGGATGGAACGGAGATCCCCGCCATCACGGCGGTTCTGCGGGCCGCGCAGACCCGCGACAACGTGAACGTTCTCTCCTCCCCTCACCTGTTGACGCTGGACAACAAGGAGGCGGAGATCATCGTCGCCGAGAACGTCCCGTTCATCACCAGCCAGTCCCGCGACACGACGAACCTCGCCAACGTCATCAACACGGTCGAACGGAAGGACGTCGGGATCATCCTCCGGATCACGCCGCACATCCACGAGAGCGAGTACGTGAACCTCGAGATCTACCAGGAATCGTCCGCCGTCAAGGGGGACTCCCTGCTGGCGACCTCCACGGTGGGCCCCACGACGACGAAACGGTCCGCCAAGACCAGCGTTCTCGTCAAGAACAGCGAGACCGTGGTTCTGGGCGGGATGATGCAGGAGACGGTCAACAACAGCGAGTCGAAGATTCCGCTCCTGGGGGACATCCCTCTCCTGGGGCACCTCTTCAAGTTCTCCTCGGTCAGCCGGAAAAAGACGAACCTGCTCATCTTTTTGACCCCGCACATCATCAGGAACCCGGAAGAGATGGGGCGGATGACCAACGAACACCAGAGGAAGATGGACGATTTCATCGAGCAGCACAAGGGGGAGGTGGAGAGGATCCTCCCCGAGAAGAAGCCGACGGAGGCGAAGTGAGCCAGGAACCGGGAAAGGATAGGACGCAGGACCTCTCGGCGCTTTCCGCCGAGGCCGGCCTGCTCGAGAAGATCCCGATCGGGTATGCGCGGAAGCACCTCCTCCTCCCCTGCCGGGAGGCGGACGGCTCCCTCGTCGTCCTCTCCGGGCGGCCCGAGGCGACCTACGCGCTCGACGAGATCCGCTTCCTCGTCGGGCCGGTCCGCGTCCTCCCCGCCCCCGAGGAATTCATCCTGAAGAAGATCGACGCGGCCTACGAGCGGTACCACACCCCCGAGCGGGAGATGGCGGAGGGGCTTTCCGGAGAGTGGGATCTCGACGTCGATGCGGCGTTCGAGGAGACCCGCGACCTCCTCGAAACGCCGGACGAGGGCCCGGTGATCAAGTTCGTCCACTCCCTGATCTTCCGGGCGATCCGGGAGCGGTCCAGCGACATCCACGTCGAGCCGTTCGAAAAGGAGCTCGTCGTGCGGAATCGCGTCGACGGGATCCTCTACCCCATGGTCACCGCGCCGAGGAAGTGGCACGCCCCCGTCGTGTCCCGCATCAAGGTCATGGCGAGCCTCGACATCGGCGAGCGCAGACTCCCCCAGGACGGGAGGATCAAGATCCGCCTCGGGGGCAAGGAGATCGACATCCGCATTTCCGTGGTGCCCACGGCGTTCGGGGAAAGGGCGGTCCTTCGGATTCTCGACCGGTCGAACCTCCTGCTGGGGCTCGAGGACATCGGGCTTGCCCCCGGCGACCTGGCTTCGCTGCAGCGCCTCCTGGGGAGGTCGAACGGGATCCTGCTCGTCACCGGCCCGACCGGCTCCGGGAAGACCACGACCCTCTACGGGGCGCTGCGAAGGCTCGACTCGGGAACGAAGAACATCATCACCATCGAGGACCCGGTGGAATACCAGATCCACGGCATCGGGCAGATCCAGGTCAACCCGAAGATCCACCTCACCTTCGCCGGCGGACTGCGGTCGATTCTCCGGCAGGACCCCGACATCATCATGGTGGGGGAGATCCGGGACTCCGAGACGGCGGAGATCGCGATCCAGGCCTCG comes from the Candidatus Deferrimicrobiaceae bacterium genome and includes:
- the gspD gene encoding type II secretion system secretin GspD, producing PPPSPPPVYISMDFTDVDLPVLIKFISEQTKKNFIFDERVQGKITIISPRRITLDEAYNVFLSVLHVKGFATVEQDNTIKIIPISSARQENLPTETDGSREPGAKIITRLIPLQYVDVAEIVTLLTPLVSKDGLLTSFPASNTLIIIDSRSNIDRVMRILAEIDREGTGNTLHIVALKNASVTEIAKTLDSLYQEVATPQVVGRGVRAVRPGRARGNAPKFIPDTRTNILLILAGKDAIDDILDLIAKLDIPTPENTGKINVYYLENADAEEVAKVLANLTEKRPGAAAPAPGQPATIRGVITAELEGGVKITADKATNSLIIIASLNDYQTLVEVIKKLDIRRRQVYVEALIMEISLDKARDLGVEFRGAAETRNNGAVLGGTNFNFAGNLNELLASLATGNPLLFSGTGFIAAGIAGNVKLPDGTEIPAITAVLRAAQTRDNVNVLSSPHLLTLDNKEAEIIVAENVPFITSQSRDTTNLANVINTVERKDVGIILRITPHIHESEYVNLEIYQESSAVKGDSLLATSTVGPTTTKRSAKTSVLVKNSETVVLGGMMQETVNNSESKIPLLGDIPLLGHLFKFSSVSRKKTNLLIFLTPHIIRNPEEMGRMTNEHQRKMDDFIEQHKGEVERILPEKKPTEAK
- the gspE gene encoding type II secretion system ATPase GspE — translated: MSQEPGKDRTQDLSALSAEAGLLEKIPIGYARKHLLLPCREADGSLVVLSGRPEATYALDEIRFLVGPVRVLPAPEEFILKKIDAAYERYHTPEREMAEGLSGEWDLDVDAAFEETRDLLETPDEGPVIKFVHSLIFRAIRERSSDIHVEPFEKELVVRNRVDGILYPMVTAPRKWHAPVVSRIKVMASLDIGERRLPQDGRIKIRLGGKEIDIRISVVPTAFGERAVLRILDRSNLLLGLEDIGLAPGDLASLQRLLGRSNGILLVTGPTGSGKTTTLYGALRRLDSGTKNIITIEDPVEYQIHGIGQIQVNPKIHLTFAGGLRSILRQDPDIIMVGEIRDSETAEIAIQASLTGHLVLSTLHTNDSASAVTRLVDMGIEPFLVASSLTAVVAQRLVRKLCPDCRAPYVPSPAQWREVGLAGEPSGRFFAPGGCPSCMNTGYRGRIGIFEILIVDDRLRALILERADSEGIKAHATGRGMRTILAAGAETVRAGITSAEEVLRVTQEE